The genomic segment CACAACCCTATTACTTGGTCGGACCGATTCGTCACGATATGTCCCACCCCGACACGTCGTCTCAAATActagtgttgttgttgttgttgttgttcacGTTGTCCAAAACTACTGTCCGGCGCGTCACCTTCGCCGCACCGAAGTCATCCTCCCTCTTTTTATCTCCCACATTAAAATCCCCAAACGCGAATACCAAAACCTAAAATTCACCTAATCAAACCAATCAGCCGCCATCTCCTTCTCCATCCTTAATTGATTATGGAAGATCTGATCGAATCATCTTCTGTTACTCCGTCAACCGCACCACACTCTCGTTCATTGCCCATCCGTGAAGATTGTTGGAGTGAAGAAGCTACCTCTACTCTTGTTGATGCTTGGGGACGCCGTTATCTTGAACTTAACAGAGGTAATCTCCGTCAGAAGGACTGGCAAGATGTTGCTGATACCGTCAACGCTCTTCACGGCCATACCAAGAAAACGCACCGTACTGATGTCCAGTGCAAGAACCGGATCGACACCATCAAGAAGAAATACAAGATCGAGAAATCTCGTGTCGTTTCCTCCAACGGTACCCTCACGTCGTCTTGGCCCTTTTTTGAACGCCTTGACGCTTTGATTGGATCtaattttaattcatctatTAAGAAACCGCCCTCTCCGTCCCTCTCCCCGTCTCCTCCCGTGGCTCTCCCGCTGCATCCCTCTTACCGGAGGACTCCTCCGGTTAGTTCTACTCCGCCGCCGCAGCCAGCGGCCCTGGCGGTGGCGTTGCCACAGAAGAGGACTTTGCCGGTGGATGATGGTGGTTATTTTAGGAGGAATTATTCGGCAATGGCAGCGGCAGCGGCAGCACAAGAGTCAGATagcgaggaggaggaggaggaggaggaggaggagtttGAGgcaggggagagagagagcgtAGAGGAGGATGGGGAGGGGGAAGGGATTAAGAGATTGGCACGTGCGGTAGAGAGATTTGGGGAGGTTTATGAGAGGATGGAGAGCGAGAAGTTGAAGCAAATGGTGGATTTGGAAAAGCAAAGGATGAAGTTTGCTAAGGATTTGGAAATGGAAAGGATGAGGATCTTCACCGAGACGCAGATTCAGCTTGAGAAGATCAAGAAGGGTAAGCGTGCACCGAATAATGAGAGGGATTATTGATACTTGAGAAATTGAGAAATCAACAATGAAATTGATCCTTCTTCTTTGTGTAAAAAAACTTTGATGTAAGATTAGGGTTTGATTTGATGAACGAATTTTAATGTTATAATTGTGGATTTTGTGCACAATTTGATAATGTTCAAGGAAAATTAGTTACAGATGatgatgtttattttgttaGATTAGTTCAATTTAGTTACTCTGTTGTCACCTATTTAATTGGCTGAGCAGGGGGGGAGGGGCTGTTTTGTTGTAAAATTGGAGTTTCTTGAAGAAGGCAGCATGAGGGTGGACATGGTTGTACTGAAACGCTTACTGGGTATGGCAGATTATAATGTGAAGCAGATGGCAATGTTACTTGGTGACCTTCTGCAAAATAGCTCAGGGAAACGATATGGAGTCAACTGTTGGAGGATACTAGAGATGGGTTCCTGTTCGGCTTTGGTTAGAAGGGCCCAGTTTTGTTTCTATCCTCCAATGAAGATAAGGTACCAGTACCAGATTATTTAAGGTTTGCCGGTAGCGATGGCAATCTGAAAACATATTTGAGTACTGTGTTACACCAAAGGTTTTTGTGCCTGGTTTCAGAGTATTTTCAATGATGAACAACAAACTTGTTTACTTCCTGGTGCAATGCTCTTCAAATTACATCATCTTGtgcattctttattttttcctccCATTATTCACACATGATGCGTCTGAATCCCTATGATGCTGTGGTTTTAGTTCTGATCTTCTGGATGCTCCTTGTTGTGGAAGTTTATTTTGCTTGTCCTTGTCTGTGTCAAAGTCTGCTGCAGGTTCTGTTTCTGATAAGGGTTATTGAGCTCATTTTGTCTCAACGTGGTGCCTCTGCAAAGCGATTCCATGTAGTTGCGATCTTTGTCCATTGCAGAACTTCTTGTGCCCTTCATTGGTGAAATTTATTCCTCATGTTTTCTGGTGGCCCATTATTCGTGGTCCTCTCAGCCAAAGTGTTTATAGGCTTCTGCCCTTCTTTTGTTGTCCCCCTCCCCCACCCCCTCCTTCTCTTCTTGTCTGCTGGATAGATTAAGTTCTAATATGAAGTTTCCGTAGCTCCCTTTTTGGTGATATGTTTTACTGGTACTCCTGCTTGCTAGTTGCTACAATTATCTGCAGCAGATGGATTCTGGTTTTGAAATAGGGATGTTTTAAAATCGCTGGGAAGCTGCAGCTGCTGCTATCAATGTTTATGTTTGTGCCTCTCCTGTTGCGAGCTCCTTGCACTGGTTCCGTTTATGTTACTGCAGTCCTTTagttaatcatttgtttttgtcaGTTTTATGTTATGCCAATATCTGGCCTCTATCAAGAATCAACATTTGTGTCTTGTACAGCATGTTTATTTCCTGGCATGGAAAAGGTGATGCAATTTCCTGGAATAATTAAACAAGATTAAGATCAGCGTCCAAGGTCAATCAAGCATATCGCAGAATTTAAGATCAGCGTCCAAGGTCAATCAAGCATATCGCAGAAGATCAATCACCATTACACCTTGTTAACCGCATGGACAAACACCTTGTTGATTGCATAGACAAGCATGGCAGTGTTACCAAGTTCACACCCCTCCTGCATTATGTAGCAATTATGTCAAACAGGTTGGAATAGACCCATCCATCAACTTCCAAAATACCAGAAATGCCGGCCGTCGTTCATTTCCATATGCAAACTCTCTCTGCTACGCTATATAAATGCGTGTTTAGGTTCGTGCGTTGACTCACAAAATCTATCATTTTCTAGTTCTTTCCCTAGAATGGAAAACAACAGTTCATATTTCCAACCATGGGGATTATCTTTCTCGTTGGTCTCATCTCCATGTTTTTAGCTTCTCTCAAGCGTACACTGAGGGAGGGGAACCACTAGGAACTTTGGAAACTAATCAAGAAAGCCTATTTGAAACTTTCCTGGTCTTTGTGAAGAAGCCAGAGGGGGGAGTTTCTGCCGATGACTTGGACAGCTGGTACAAGTCATTTTTACCGGCTACCATTCGAAGTTCAAACCACCAAGAACGCATGGTGTATTCCTACAGAAATGTTGTCACTGGGTTTGCTGCAAAACTAACAGCAGAAGAAGCAAAAGCTGTGGAAGATAAGGATGGATTTTTGTCACAAAGCCCCAAAAATACCGTCTTCTCTACATACAACTCACAGTCCAAACTTCTTGGCGTTGCAACAAAATTCGGAGAAACTCGACTAATGGAATGGGAATGATTATTGGGTTTCTTCATTCACTGATGAAAAAGTTCCGCGTCCACCAGCCAAATGGAAAGGTAAATGTAATTTCAATGGAACCGTGTGTAACAACAAACTCATTGGTGCAAGAGATTCCATTTCATCAAAAGCGGCACCATCATTTGATGATGAAGGCCATGGACGCCAATGTTAGGCAACGCTAATGGCACAGCAGTTGGTATGACACCTCTGGCTCACTTGACCATTTACAAAGTTTGCTCTGATTTCGGTTGCTTGGACAGTGATATATTGGCTGCAATGGATGCTGCCGTTGAGGATGGGATGGATGTGCTTTTCCTTTCCCTTGGCGGTGGTTCAGCACCTATTTTTGAAGATTCAATGGCAGTGGGAACTTTGGAGGGAATgaattttcatgatttgttcAGCAGGGAATGAAGGTCTATATAATGGTTCTTTGGTGATGTTCGAGATTGCGGTTATccagagtttttttaaaaaatagattttttttttatgtttctaaattgttttgaagtaataatatcaaaaatattttttaatatatttttaaaataaaaatattttaaaaaataacatttattattataagaaacaTTACCTTTCTCAAATGAGACCCTATGGATTCTCACTGTTGGAGCAAGCATCATTCATTGATAGAAGCATAGGttcatctttaattaaaaatattatattaaaaagtcaaattgataaaatagttttttaaatagcgTAAATATAGCCTATAGCTTTTTTGATTATATACATTCTAAcagtaaaaaactattttaaaaagtcaattatattttaatatatttcatgttaaattaattttaatataattatataactaatttagatattttatatataatataattatgatgttattaattatataattaatatgagtaatttataaaagtaatataaaattaatgaactaatatgaaagttaaaagatataatttaaaatttatatgaatatttttaattttcagttttatatgttattgttaaaaatttaatttttaaaaagtaaattcaaattcaaactttgaaaaaaaccgccaacattttaaattttgattttcaatttttttttaaaaaattcaagctttgaaaaaataaccgccaacattttaaattttaaaattttaaattttaaaaaaataaccaccaatattttaaattttagaattttaaattttgaaaaaataatctatctataaatattctcatataccataatatttttttctcatcattttcttctctccaatctttattatatttcattaaaattcatcatgaatcattctaattttaatttttatgatgcttttgattttgatgatgatacTCCTGTGTTCGCTTTTCAAGTTACTACCGCTGTGATTGCTGAAGAAGAATCGAATAATCAAAGGCGGAGAACAGGGTATTGTGTCTCTATTCCTAGTCACAATATTGTCAATCGTAATAGAAAGGAAGGTGAGTTAAGattatataatgattattttgctgAAAATCCTAAATTCACTGAAAGTCAATTTCAAAGAAGATTTAGGATGAGTTGTCATCTTTTTCTTCAGATCGCAAATGTAGTGGAAGCTTCTAATCCATATTTCAAACAAAGGACATATGCTCTTGATGTTCTTGGTTTATCTTGCCTTCAAAAGGTAACTGCAACTCATAGAATACTTGCATATGATATTCCTGCAGATCTTACTGATGAATAtcttcaaattgaagaaatcattGCGATAGAAACTCTTAGAACTTTCGTCAAAGCAATTGTAAAAGTTTTTGGTGATTGGTATCTAAGGGCACCAAACGAGGCCGATATTTGTCGATTATTATCAATTGGAGAGCAGCGTGGATTTTCAGGGATGTTAAGGAGCATTGACTGTATGCATTGAAAATGAGAGAAATACCTAATTGCATAGCATGAGATGTATACTAGTTATTTTCGTGAACCAACTATAATTCTAGAGGTGATGGCTTCACAAGATCTTTGGATATGGCATGTCTTTTTTGAAATGTCTGgatcattaaatgatattaatgttcTTGATCGGTCACCTAACTTCGATGCACTTGCTGAAGGTCGTACTGCTCCTatcaattatacaattaatggGCATGAATATACAATAGGATACTATTTAGCAGATGAGATTTATCCTAATTGGTCAACCTTGGTTAAGACAATCCCAAAGCCATTAGgagcaaagagaaaataatttgCAAGTAAGCAAGAGTCTGCAAGAAAGGATGTGGAGCGAGCATTTGGGGTGCTTCAATCTCATTTTGCAATTGTATGTGGACCTATTCGATACCGGGATGAAGAAACTCTTGCAAATATTATGAAAGCTTGCATAATAATGCATAATATGATTATTGAGGATGAAGGAGTAATGAACCTTGGATTTGACCATGAACGTGAAGTCAATTCCTTTATATCAGTGTCACATGGTGAAATACCAGAActacatgattttcttcaaattcataaTCAAATCAGGGATAGAGCAACTAGCTCTTAACTACAAGAAGATTTAGTTGAACATTTATGAGAACAATATGACAATGAGTAGAATCATTAGATTTGAACTTCTTATGTCATCAtaagtttcaagttttttatgtttttttttcattatggttgttatcttttaagttaattaatcctaCTTATTGTTGTTAAGTGTTAGAAGaactttaaaaaagtattataaatTGATACCACttttataacaatatatttaaaataaccaagaaatttctacatatttaattaaaaatacattacattaaacaataaatcaatctagttaattaaaaattaaaacccctTTTTGGcataatttctaattttctattttgaaaatacgTTGCAGAAATTGgatccaaaatagaaatatccattttcataatttgttcttctttctcaatCCCGTCCAATTCTTATTTCTCTTGACTTTGTTGAATCATCATAGCTTGTTGctctaacataatttttctgttttgtttcttcttaTCCTCAATTTCAACTAGAGTATCTCTGAATTGTTGTAAGAGATTTGTTACAGTTACCTCCCCAACtttatcttttccttgtttACGTTCAAGTCGTTTATTTGCAGCCTTCTGACCAATTGGTCTATCTTGATAAATCAACGATTCACTGTCTTTTCCTAAACTAATAGAATCAGGGGTAGATGGAGCTGATGAAGCCGAACTTGCATTGACatgacttttttgtttcttgtttgaccTTTGATGTTGACTTGCATGCTCAAATTGCCATTCGGGTCCTTTTCTTAAGataaatcaacaatgttttagtTGAAATCATTTGCCAACGCTAGAAGCATATATTTGTCGAGCATCATTAATCTggtaaaaaattagagaaattaaataatgttaaaatatgtgttaaacaatttaacatgaaaataaatattaaaattaccctTGATTCTTCAGTCATTCCACTTTGCTgatgattttcaatttgagtaACAAATCCAACAAGTTTACCgacttctttatttatttcttgccaTCTACTTGAGATGCTTATTTGGGAATGATTATTCAAGTTTCCTCCATTCTCTACAAAGTAAACATGTACTCGAGCCCAGAactgttttgtttgttgtttatcTCCTGTAATTGGATCCTTACTTGTATTTAGCCTTGCAGAGACAAGTAAACAATCTTTCTTTGGTGAGAAGTTTCacttctttgtgattttttttattgtatggaTATTTAAATTCGAGTATGTTAAGTcatcaattaattgattagatCACTTGATTGAGAGAGAATATCTTTTGACTCACTCATAAGAAAGTTGGTAAAAGAGTttggaaaatttgaatccatctgcattaaaaaaaaaaaaactcaagttaaaacCTTATAAGAGAGTGTAAAAGAAGCTCACATTCAATGTCTAGCAATTTTGTAGCTTCCATACatgtaaattaataataagcatTGTCTCCTACTTGTTCTAACATTACAATTTGACCATTTTTTTGAACTAAAAGAGGATTGATATACTAGTTTAATTGCATTTTCAACaagacaaaatataattgatatcaaattaaaacaaacaatcaaaaataaattttaaatatgtcaatttatatttttatcaatatcagcTACCATTATTACTTTCTCTTAATTTTGTCaaagataacaacataaataaaaattgtcttcCTTAAcccatataaaaaacataaaataacaaaaaaaaaatcatcacaaattttaaattaacaaaaaaggtcttaaaaaatcaagagatataaaagaaaaaataaaaaaagcttttaaacaatcataccttttaatttcagtTAATTAACACAACCAATGTTATTAATTAACCGGAGAATAattaattcttgtttttctaaatttgagagAATTGTGAGgcacaatacaagattttaaaacttacaagtttctttctttctgcttttaaagaaaaaaaaaattattggccaACTTGGCCAacgattattttcttttgtcagTTCTatagagaaatataaaaataactctttaaatgatgaataattattttagctATTCATTTAACTGAGTTGTTGAGTTGTTGgagtaaataaaaacaaaaacaaaagctaaaaatataactttttaaatttattttttcatttagctCTCGGAGATGCTCCTAAGAGCATATGTGTTGTTGGCAAATTCCAAGCATTTTTTGGCGAATCCCTCTTCCAGCCAATTTCACCTCCATATATGAGTCTTGTTTACACAAGCTCTAATGGTTCTGAATCAGCAGCATTTTGTGCACCGGAATCATTGACCGATATAGATGCCTAAGGCAAGATTGTTCTTTGTGAGAGAGGTGGTGGGACAGCAAGAAGTGACAAAGGACAAACGGTGAAGGATTCCGGTGGTGGTGCTATGATTCTTATGAGTGACAGGGATAGTGGCTACAGTATCTTAGCAGATGCTTATGTACTTCCTGCATCACATGTGAGTTATTGAGCCGGGCTGAGCATCAAAGCCTACATGCACTCAACACAGGTTCCAACAGCAACAATCATGAGGCCCTAGCTTGGCAAGCCCAGGCATATTGAAACCCAGGCATTACGGGCCCTAGAGTGAGCATTCTAACAGGATGGACAGTTTATATGGAGAACAAGATACATACGAAATTAACATTCAACATTATTTCAGGAACCTCAATGTCTTGCCAACTTCTCAGTGGCATTGCTGCTCTGCTTAACCACTGATGCAGCTGTCCAAGATGGAATCGATGTGCTCTCACTTTCCCTTGGAAGAGATTCAGTTCCATTCTTTGAGGATAGCGTTTCCATAGGCTCATTTGCAGCCATACAGAAGGGAATATTTGTAAGCTGCGCAGCTGCAAATTCTGGCCCTTTTAACATCACATTATCTAATGAAGCTCCATGGATTCTAACAGTTGGAGCAAGCACTCTAGACAGAAGAATTGTTGCTACTGCAAAGCTTGGAAATGGTGAACAGATTGATGGTGAATTTCTTTCCTTCCCTACATAGAAACTTCCCTTCAACAGTATTACCTCTTGTTTATGCTGGGTTGCAAGGTAAGTCGAATTCCTCTTTATGTGGTGAGGGAGCTTTGGAAGGTTAGGTATGGATGTGAAAGGCAAAATAGTCTTTTGTGAGATAGGAGGGGGCATAGGCAGAATtgcaaaaaggaaagaagtgaAAAATGCCGGTGACGCTGCCATGATACTCTTGAATGAAGAAACCGATGGCTTCAGAACAATTGCAGATACTCGTGTTCTTTCTGCAACACATGTCAGCTTTGCTGCTGGGCTGAAGATCAaagcatatataaatttaacagAGACACACATGAAAACAATCCTATTTAAAGGAACTGTCATTGCAGTCCCATCATCTCCAGTTGTATCATCCTTCTCATCACGAGGTCCCAATCTGGCAAGCCCggaaattctagaaaaaaaattatgaattttagaaaaaaattatgacagcAAATATACAATATCATAggaaataaatatgttttttcaaaatggtatACTTATTTGAATTTGTTCAACTCTTAACTTACCCATCtgttcatttaattatttaaacttatttttatgaAGTTTATATTTGACATAtaggaatttaattttaaaaaaatcattcaatgaCTAAATTGTATATGGCTATAAATATGATAACAAAAGATATTTCAATTAAGGACTTGTTTGTAAGACAAACATAATacaatgaccaaaaaaaaattttcaaaactatatGGAACGAAATGTGCTTAGGAGAAGAATCATGTTTTGAGCATGTGACACATGTCAATTTGTAATGGTGTTAATATGAtgtacaaataataataaaaatataaagtacatggttgatattaaaataaaaaatattagataagcctttttaaataaaaatataaaatacaggGATGAGAGAAGCATTGACCTATTTATTAATCAGAATATATTTAATCGAGAGCATTCTCTCCTGAAATTTTATagtgacttatttttttttttcacgtcTTAACATctagggactaaaatgtaaatacaataattaaataaattttagtgtcaaaatgaaaaatccaaaaatagaagtgatcaaaaattaataactttggGACTAGAGAGTAATTTTCCATGCATTATGAACAATAGACATACAAGGGAGATCTGGATCCCAAATTTTAGTTCCACCATTATCAATTCAGAGGAAACCGAGCCACAGCACCACTTTATTCATACACATACAACCTAGcattttttgcttataaattgAGCTCTTCAGTGCACAAGAACTTtccattttcaatcaatttctcAGCTAAAGCTTCAAACTATGGATGGTGATTCACAAAGGTATGCTGGGAACTGGATCCCCAGACGAGGCCAGGACCTGCCACCTGCCTTATAATTTGTAGAATTCATAAAGTACAAGAACTACAATTCCAATGCCAATCATTCTGAAAAGTGCTTCCAAAGTTGTGTACATGCTCTTAATATTCCATTCACAACAGTTGGTTCAGAGTTATATGGCATTGGAAGACATACTAAAAGGCTGACTATTTTACATCCCTATTTTCTACTGTCCTTCAGTCAAAAAAATGTTATGCCTAACCAAAACAAAGGCATTTGAGTATCTAAATCTAGTTCAGCACTACACAAATCCACCCTCCATCAGAGAGGAAAgggtgaaaaaaaatgaaataacacAATTAGTAAAAATAGGAGGGACAGTGTAGCCAATTTAATTTCTGTACAGGTTGGTCACAAACCCCCAGTAAAAATCTACTATGTAATCAGATCGTCGAATAAAGTACATAGGTATACAACATGACAACATGAGTCCCGATTCCTGGGATACAACTGACTGAGTGCCTGCCTTATGGCAAATTCCAACACTCCACCAGATACAACCCCGTCATCAGGAGAAACTCCAACAACCTCAATCTCTGGTGGATATTCAATCATTTCTCAGATGAATTACGTGAGTGTGACCTTTTACGGGGGCGGCCGAGGTCAGTTACAAAACTTGAGTTTCTGCAAAATACATCATTAAATCAGCGAAGAAAGATTTATAGGATCACAAATTTGGGTTTCCAGAAATAAAAAGACATGAACTTACAAATTGTCATCATGTTT from the Populus nigra chromosome 1, ddPopNigr1.1, whole genome shotgun sequence genome contains:
- the LOC133676983 gene encoding trihelix transcription factor ENAP1-like isoform X1, whose translation is MEDLIESSSVTPSTAPHSRSLPIREDCWSEEATSTLVDAWGRRYLELNRGNLRQKDWQDVADTVNALHGHTKKTHRTDVQCKNRIDTIKKKYKIEKSRVVSSNGTLTSSWPFFERLDALIGSNFNSSIKKPPSPSLSPSPPVALPLHPSYRRTPPVSSTPPPQPAALAVALPQKRTLPVDDGGYFRRNYSAMAAAAAAQESDSEEEEEEEEEEFEAGERESVEEDGEGEGIKRLARAVERFGEVYERMESEKLKQMVDLEKQRMKFAKDLEMERMRIFTETQIQLEKIKKDYNVKQMAMLLGDLLQNSSGKRYGVNCWRILEMGSCSALVRRAQFCFYPPMKIRYQYQII
- the LOC133676983 gene encoding trihelix transcription factor ENAP1-like isoform X2, which translates into the protein MEDLIESSSVTPSTAPHSRSLPIREDCWSEEATSTLVDAWGRRYLELNRGNLRQKDWQDVADTVNALHGHTKKTHRTDVQCKNRIDTIKKKYKIEKSRVVSSNGTLTSSWPFFERLDALIGSNFNSSIKKPPSPSLSPSPPVALPLHPSYRRTPPVSSTPPPQPAALAVALPQKRTLPVDDGGYFRRNYSAMAAAAAAQESDSEEEEEEEEEEFEAGERESVEEDGEGEGIKRLARAVERFGEVYERMESEKLKQMVDLEKQRMKFAKDLEMERMRIFTETQIQLEKIKKGGEGLFCCKIGVS